In Hypanus sabinus isolate sHypSab1 chromosome 17, sHypSab1.hap1, whole genome shotgun sequence, the following proteins share a genomic window:
- the LOC132407205 gene encoding general transcription factor II-I repeat domain-containing protein 2-like produces MVDMTAHLNTLNTALQGKGRTALHMLEDVLAFERKLTVLARDLQKGTLSHFPNLREFKQGHDMIISEYLHSAIIAMQTSFGKRFCEFREEKNTLSFPVTPLSIDPSLLNTTALAGVSQPDLEMELADIADKDIWVSKFRRLTADLEDVASQKAVLAQKHKWSDIENLTDDSLRSCVKMKVTSYSPDVQTLCAEVQEQKSH; encoded by the coding sequence atggtagacatgacagcgcacctgaacacgctgaacacagctcttcaggggaaaggacgtacagccctgcacatgttggaggatgttttggcattcgagcgcaagttgacagtgcttgccagagatttacagaaaggcactttgtctcacttccccaatttgagagagttcaaacaaggtcacgacatgataatttcggagtatttacattctgcaatcatcgcaatgcaaacatcgtttgggaaacgcttctgtgagttcagagaggaaaaaaacacattatccttcccggtcactcccttaagcatcgatccttccctactgaatacgactgcattggcaggtgtgagtcaacctgatcttgagatggaactggccgacatagccgacaaagacatatgggtgtccaagtttagacgcttgacagcagaccttgaagatgttgccagtcagaaggccgttcttgctcagaaacacaaatggagtgatattgaaaacctcacagatgacagcttgcgatcctgtgtaaagatgaaggtgacatcatacagccctgatgtgcagacgctgtgcgctgaggtccaggagcagaaatcccattaa